One segment of Gammaproteobacteria bacterium DNA contains the following:
- a CDS encoding type II toxin-antitoxin system RelE/ParE family toxin translates to MEIEYEDISLHRLETDASFDKGLAHSIVRKFRMRIQFIRAAIDERAFYAMKSLHFEKLIGDRSNQYSMRLNDQWRLIIKFKKTASKTVVVIVEILDYH, encoded by the coding sequence ATGGAAATTGAATACGAAGACATATCGTTGCATCGGCTAGAAACAGACGCCTCCTTTGATAAGGGGCTGGCCCACAGTATCGTGCGTAAATTCCGAATGCGAATTCAATTTATTAGGGCAGCTATAGACGAGCGAGCATTCTATGCAATGAAATCGCTACATTTTGAAAAATTAATAGGAGATCGATCAAATCAATACTCTATGCGCTTAAATGATCAATGGAGATTAATCATAAAATTTAAAAAAACAGCCTCAAAAACTGTGGTTGTGATTGTAGAAATCTTAGATTACCACTAA